The nucleotide window ACAATTTAAAGTATGTATCTAAAGATGCAAACGAAAAGCTAAAACAAAAACTAACAAGCATCAGCTCTTTTACAGGTGATACTATTCATCAACTAAGAGACACAATTTGGGCAATGAATAAAAGTACAATATCTGTAGAAGATTTACATTCACGCATTTTATCATTTATAGAAAAAGCAAAAGCATCTGTACCAACTATTAATTTTAATATTTCTTATGATATTGATGCAAATAAAAGTTTTCCTTCAATTGTAGGTATGAATGTTTTTAGAGTGATACAAGAGGCCATTAATAATGCTTTAAAATATGCTGAGGCCTCAACAATTGATGTTCAACTTACCAAAAAAGAAAATTATTTTGTGATTACAATTTTAGATAATGGTATAGGTTTTAACCTTAAATCTGTTACACTTGGCAATGGTTTAAGTAATATGGAAAAAAGAATGGGTGAAATTGATGGTACAATTATTATTAATTCTGAACTTGAAAAAGGTACAGAAATCACTTTAAAGATTCCATTAGAAAGCACTTTAGACAGTGTTTAATTTATAAAACAAAACTATTATGAGTTTGAAAATTTGCATTGCAGAAGATAATTACTTTTTAACAAAAGCTATTAAAGAAAAACTGTCTTTTTTTGATGATATTTCTATAAAATATAATGCTAATAATGGTGCTGAGTTAATTGGAAAATTAGAAGAAAACCACAACATAGATGTTGTTTTAATGGACATACAAATGCCAGAAATGGATGGTATTAAAGCAACAGAAATCGTTAAAAATAAATACCCTCAAATAAAAGTAATTATGTTAACTGTAGTAGATGATGATGAGTATATTTTTAACGCAATTAAAGCAGGTGCAAATGGCTATTTATTAAAAGAAATAGATGCAGAAAATCTGTATAAAAGTATTATTGAAGTTACTAAAGGTGGTGCACCAATGACACCAAGTATTGCTTTAAAAACTTTAAATTTATTGAGAAACCCTACAATTGCTAACACCCAAAAAGAAGAAACAGAAACTATTAAATTAACCAAAAGAGAAACTGAAATTTTAATACAATTAAGTAAAGGATTAAATTACAATAGTATTTCAGATAATTTAATAATATCACCTTCTACAGTTCGTAAACACATAGAAAATATCTATAAAAAATTACAAGTTCACAGTAAAATGGAAGCTGTAATGAAAGCGCAAAAAAGAAATTTAATCTAGTCTTCTAAATGTTGAGCCACATTTTGCCAAGGACCACCATTAATAACATCTAAACCATTTTGCTTTAAAAACTGTGTTGCTTGTCCACTTCTACCTCCACTTCTACACACAGTAATAATTGGTTTTTCCCAAGCTTTTATTTGATCTATTTCTGTTGGAATTAAATTTAATACAATATGTTTTGCAGATGGTATATGGCCTTCATCCCATTCCATTTGTGTTCTAACATCTAAAATAATTGCATCTTTTCCTAAATAATCTTTAATTTCATCACTCATATTTTTCCTTTTAAAAATGTCAAATAAACCCACGTTATTTTGTTTAAAGTTGATGCAAATTTAAACCATTTTCAATAAGGCTAGTGTAACTTTTGTTACTTTTTAAAGTTTGTAGTGCTTCTAAAATGGCATTTTTAATATCATAATTGTTATCTAAAGCCAATTCATAAAGTTCTAGTTGTAACAACCAATCCTTAGGAAAATCACTTTTTAATTGATGATAAATTGTGGCAATTTTTTCTTCGGTAACCGTTTTTTCTTCACGCATTTTTCTTACTAATGCATAAAGTTTATATAACTGTTTTTCTGCATCAGAATAAATAATTTTATGGGTTTTAGTCTCAGATACTTTTCCTAAACCATCAAAAGAATCTACATCTGCAGGTCCTGCATAAGCAGAAATTATAGAAGAACCAACAGCCATATCATATAAACCCCAATCTGGTTGAAATAAGATTTCATCTTTATAAGTAACTGTGCATTCATCAAAAGTGATGATAAGTATTTTACCTCTTAAATCTCTAGTTCCTGTAATAGCTCTACCTTTTAAAACAATACCACTCTCGAATTCTAAAGTCATAAATTCACCTTCATAAATTCCATAAGCTTTTAAATCTCTAGGGCTCATATCTTCAATAGGTAAATTAATGCCTTTTAACTTTCCAATTGGACTTCCAAATCCATTTTGATGCACAGCAGTTCCATGCCCAATTAATTCTTTGTCTCTATTAGCTAAAGCTGTTGCTCCTTTTGTTTGAAAGTAAGCAACCTTGTTATTTTTAAACTGAATTACTTTATCAAAAACTCCAGAAATTTGAATTCCTGTGGTTAATTCAATAGTTCCTAAGTTTTGCGAATCTATAAGTTTTTGAACTCCATTTAAGCCACCTTTTCTAAGCGCCATTGTATTTGCAAATTCGTCTAAAACTAAACTTAAATATGCAAAATCTGGAGTAACAAATAATTGTGGTTGTGGTTTTGTAATATCAAAATTCTTGGTTGCTGCTTCTATAGAATATTTTACTTTTTCTACTTTGTCTTGCATGCACCAAGCACTTTCACCTATAGACGATAAAAGCCCTGCTCCATAAATTTTTGGGTTTTCTAATGTCCCAATTAAACCATACTCCACTGTCCACCAATGTAAATTACGAATCATAGCCATTTCAGACAATTCACCCATATTATCTTGTAACCATTCCACTTTTTCTTCTGCTTCTTCAATTTGTTTCTGGTTCGAATTTGGGTTTTCTTTTAAGATAGATAAAAGTCTGATTGCCTCATACATTTCATAGTCTTTGGCAGAAGAAATGGCTTTGCTACCAATTTCTCCAAAACGTCTTAAATACTCTGAATATTCAGGATTAGCGATAATAGGTGCATGACCTGCAGCCTCATGAATTATATCTGGTGCAGGTGTATATTCAATATGATTTATGGTTCTCATATCTGAAGCAATCACCAAAACATTGTAGGCTTGAAACTCCATAAATGCATTTGGTGGTATAAAACCATCTACAGAAACAGCTGCCCAGCCAATTTCTTTTAAGATTCTATTCATACCTTCCATTCTTGGAATGTTTTCTGTAGAAATACCCGTTTTTTCTAAACCAGGAATGTAAGATTTATGTGCAACTTTACTTAAATAATCTACATTCATACGCATCACATATCTCCAAACTGCTTGGTTTTGTGGTGTGTATTCTTCATAAGGTTGCTGTACAACAAATTTGTGTAAATGTTTAGGTAACTTTTTAGTTACATTGTTCATTTCAAAGTGTGAATCCATTACAAAAATCTCTTATAATTTACCTTGTAAAATTACGATTTTTACAATGAATGATGAATTTATTTGATGTTAAAAATTAATATGAAAAAGATTATTCTGTTTAATTACGATATCAATAATTGTAACAAAACCATTAAAATCCCTACTTATCTATATAAAGAGATATAATTATGGGTTTTGGAGGTTCTGCAGCAGCAATGATTACTAGTTTAAAAAACAACAAGAGAAATCGTGTGTCTACTTTTGAAAAACTAAAAAATCACAAAAAAGGGAATTCCATTAAAGTTTCTTTCCGTAAAAAAGCCAGTAAAAACCAGCTTAAAAAAATTAGAGAAAAACTTCAAGCAGAAAACAAACAAAAACGAAGACGAAATATCATATTTCTTACAGTTGGAATCTTAATTATTATTTACGCTATCGGTTTCGTAAAATTTTAAAATACTCTCTAAAATCTTTCTTATTTTTACGTTATAAATCAACAACATGAACAAGAAAGTAATCTTAATGATACTAGATGGTTGGGGTATAACACAAGACCCAAAAGTTTCTGCCATTTACAATGCAAACACACCTTATATTAATGCACTTTATGACAAATATCCTCATGCAGAATTAAGAACTGATGGAGAGCATGTTGGATTACCTGAAGGACAAATGGGTAATTCTGAAGTGGGCCACATGAATTTAGGTGCAGGTAGAATTGTATATCAAAACTTAGCTAGAATCAATAAAGCTGTTGAAGAAAAAACGTTAGGCCAAGAAAAAGTATTGTTAGATACCTTTGCTTACGCTAAAGAAAACAACAAAAATGTGCATTTGTTAGGTTTAGTTTCAAATGGGGGTATTCATGCTCACATCAACCATTTAAAAGGAATTTTAGATGTAGCTAAAGAAAATAATGTTGATAATGTTTTTCTTCATGCTTTTACAGATGGTAGAGATTGTGATCCAAAATCTGGAGCTTATTTTATCAATGATATAGAAGAATACATGGCTGAAACCACAGGTGAATTAGCTACGGTTACTGGGCGTTATTATGCTATGGACAGAGATAACAGATGGGAAAGAGTAAGCGAAGCTTATCATGGAGTAGTAAATGGTACAGGTACCAAAACTACTGATGCTATTGCAACCATTAAAAACAATTATGAAGATGGTTTAACAGACGAATTTCATAAACCAATTATTGTAACCAATGAAGATGGTTCTCCAAAAACAACAATAAAAGAAGGAGATGCAGTAATTTTCTTTAACTACAGAACAGATAGAGGAAGAGAATTAACAAATGCGCTTTCGCAAACAGATTTCCCTGAATTCGATATGAAAAAACTAGATTTATATTATACAACAATGACATTGTATGATGAATCGTTTTCAAATATCAACGTAATTTATAATAACGATAATATTAAAAATACCTTAGGTGAAGTTTTAGCAAATGCAGGTAAAAAACAAATAAGAATTGCTGAAACAGAGAAATATCCTCATGTTACATTCTTCTTTTCTGGAGGTCAAGAAGCACCATTTGTTGGTGAATCTAGAATATTAAGAAACTCTCCAAAAGTAGCTACCTACGATTTAAAACCAGAAATGTCTGCTTACGAATTAAAAGATGCACTTTGTGAGGATTTAGAAAAAAGTGAGGCTGATTTTGTTTGTTTAAATTTTGCAAATGGAGATATGGTTGGACATACAGGAATTATGGAAGCAGCTATAAAAGCATGTGAAGCTGTAGATGATTGTGCAAAAGCTGTAATTGAAACTGGTTTAAAAAATGGCTATTCTACTTTATTAATTGCAGATCATGGTAATTGTGAAACAATGATGAATCCTGATGGATCTCCTCATACAGCTCACACTACAAATCCAGTACCTTTTATTTTAATTGATAATGAAATAAAATCAATTAAAAGTGGTATTTTGGGTGATGTTGCTCCAACTATTTTAGAATTAATTGGAGTTGAGCAACCAAAAGAAATGACTCAAAAATCGCTATTGTAATTATGAAAAACATATCTATCTTATTATTTACCATCTTAATTTCTGCTTGTAATGCCAATAAATCTGCAGTAGAAAACAAAAAGGAAGTAAAAGAAGAAATTGAGGTTGTAGAAGAAGTTCAAGAAGTTGTTAGAAAAAAAGCAACAGCTGCAAATGCCACTAAAAACGATAGAGGATATTTAATTGGTTTTGCTAACAGAGAAGCCTTTAATGATGCCTCTTACAAATATTGGTTTGATGATAGATATAGTGAATATAAAACAGACCAAGAGCTTATTGCCAAATTAAAACCTATTATGAACGACTTTACTATTAAAGGTTTTATGGGCACTTGGTGTGGAGATAGTAAAAGAGAAACACCTCGTTTTTATAAAATTTTAGATGAAACAGGTTTTGATCAAGATTATTTTGAACTTGTAACTGTGGGTAGAAATAAAAAAACACCAGATAACTTACAAGAAGGTTTTAATATTATAAGAGTACCTACGTTTATCTTTTATAAAGATGGAGAAGAAGTAGGTCGTTTTGTAGAATATCCTAGAGAAACTTTAGAAAAAGATATTTTAAAAATACTTACAGGAGCTCCTTACAAGCACTCTTATGATAGAAGTAAATAATATAAAATCCTTATTTCTCTAAAGTGCTATTCATTCATAAATCCTAATAATTGTAGTAACTTTGCGTTTCAATTTTTTTAACATGATTAAGATTAAAACCAGAGAAGAAATAGAAATTATGCGCGAAAGTGCTTTAGTAGTTTCTAGAACATTAGGTATGCTTGCCAAAGAAGTTAAACCTGGTGTAACCACTTTATTTTTAGACAAACTTGCAGAAGATTTTATAAGAGAACAAGGTGCTATTCCTGGATTTTTAGGTTTATATGATTTTCCAAATACACTTTGTATGAGTCCAAACTCGCAGGTTGTTCACGGATTTCCAACAAAAGAACCACTAAAAGAAGGAGATATTATTTCTATAGATTGTGGAGCTTTAAAAAATGATTTTTATGGAGATCATGCCTATACTTTTGCAGTTGGAGAAATTGATGCAGATACCAAAAAACTTTTAGATGTAACTAGAGAAAGTTTATATGTTGGTATTAGAGAATTTAAAGCTGGTAATAGAGTTGGAGATGTTGGTTTTGCCATTCAAAATTTTACTGAAAAACAAGGTTATGGAGTGGTTAGAGAACTTGTTGGCCATGGTTTAGGGCGTAAAATGCATGAAGACCCAGAAATGCCAAACTATGGAAAAAGAGGAAGAGGAAAAAAGTTTGTAGAAGGAATGGTTGTAGCTATTGAACCTATGATAAATATGGGAACTCAAAAGATTAGACAACATGCAGATGGTTGGACAATTACCACTTTAGACAATAAACCTTCAGCTCATTTTGAGCACGATGTTGCTATTGTTAATGGAAAGCCAGAGCTTTTGTCTACCTTTAAATATGTGCATGAAGCGTTAGGTATAGAAACTAATGAAGAAGATGAATTTAGACAAAACCTATAAGTGTCTATCTTTAAATCCATATTAAATACAATACCAAGACCTTTATTGATAAAAGCTAGTTATGTGGTTAGACCTCTAATTGCTTTGTATTTAAAAGGTAATAAATTTACAGATCCAATAGATGGTAAATCTTTTAGAAAGTTTTTACCTTATGGATATGGAAAACAAAGAGAAAATGCACTTTCTCCATCTACATTATCTTTAGAAAGACACAGATTAATGTGGTTGTTTTTAAATGATGAAACTAACTTTTTCACTTCAACTAAAAAGCTAAAAGTTTTACATATTGCACCTGAGCAATGTTTCTTAGATATTTTTAGAAACCAGAAAAATCTAGCATATATCACTTCTGATTTAGAAAGCCCAATAGCAGATGTAAAAGCAGATATTTGCGATTTACCTTTTAAAGATAACGAGTTTGATGTCGTTTTTTGCAATCACGTATTAGAGCATATTCCTGATGATCATAAAGCAATGCAGGAGTTATATCGAGTTTTAAAAACAGGTGGTTTTGGTGTTTTTCAAATTCCTCAAGATTTAAATAGAGCAACTACCTTTGAAGATGATTCTATTACCGACAAAAAACAACGTGCAAAAATTTTTGGTCAATATGACCACGTTCGCGTTTATGGTAGAGATTATTTCAATAAATTGAGAGGAGTTGGTTTTAGAGTTGATGAAGTAGATTATACAAAAAAAATCGCTCCAGAAAAACTAGAACGATTTTGTTTAATGAAAGGAGAAATCCTTCCTGTTTGTTATAAAGACTAATTAATTACCAGAATTTTGTCTTAAAAAATCTGCCATTTTTGGTAATTTATCATCTCCTTTAATAATCATATTATCTCTTAAAATTTGATAAGCTCCAGAAGTTAATTTTCTAACTTTAGAATCTCCATTATATGAAGCTGCTTCACTTTTTGCGTCAGAAACTTTAGTACCATTTTGGTTGATCCAAAGTGTTTTATTGTTTTTAATGGCTTGATATTTATTTTGATAGAAATAACCAATATTGCTAAAATCTGCACTTGCATCTATCAAATTACCATCAATTGAACATAAGTAATACTTTAAATCATAGTTTTCTAAAGAGTATAAAGGATGAATTCCTCCTCCTAAATGACCTCCAAATGCATACCATTCTTTATTCACCTTAACTTCGCCATCTTTGTTATACTTATCAATAACATCTGCTTTCTTTAGGCCTTTTAAAACCTCTTCTTGATTTGCAACTCTTACAAACTTTTTAGCAGTTACATCATAAATTAATGGTTCTTTAGCATTATTTGGGTAAGTTACTACTCGTCCATTTCCTCTTGGTAACATTACTTTTCCATAATTTGTAGAAAGTGTACTAAAATCAGAAACTGCAGGCAACATTGTACCTACTTTTGTTGAACTATCGTAAGTAAATATTTTAGTAGGATTGTCTTTTTTATTCTTAAAGATAAAAAACCCATCAAACTGTAAAACATCTGCATATTTACCAGTATTAATAATGGTTTCACCTAAATCATTTAGTAACCCAAAAGAATTATCATCTTCAATTATTGCAAAACCATTTTTATTAAATTTATAAAGACTATCTGCTTTAATTGATAAACTTTCAGATTTTTTAGACCAAGTTGCTTTTAAAGAATCTATTCTGCGTATTTCTTTTTCTTTTCTAAGCTTCTCTTCTGTTTCCGCTTTAATTTCATTAGTAACCTCTTCAATTGTTTCTCTAATTAAGACATACTCTTCTGTGTTGTTAATATATTCTTCTGAACCTTTATTTTTTGCCAGAAGAAAGTATTGTTTAGAATAATCTTGTGCAGTTTCTAAATAATTTAGTTGCTCTTGCAGTGATTCTTGTTTATGATGTACTTCATAATATATTTTAGAGCCTAAATGTGCAATTTTACGATCTACAATAGTATCTGTAAATTTCATTGCTTTATTAAAATAGGTTAAAGCAGTTTCATAATCTATACTTATTTCTATGGCTTCTTTCGCTCGCTTTAAGTAAACATTTGCAATATCCTTATTTGATTGGCTATGAGACACAAAAAAAGATAGCATAAATGCTAGGGTAAATAATTTAATTTTCATGGCATTCAATTAATTTCTGTAATTATTTTTTGGTTTTAGCAAGATAGTAAAAATAACAACTTAATAACGAACAAAATATACCTAATTATGGGTATTTGTAGAGTATTCATTCAAATTTCCTTCTTTATCAGAAAAGAGTAAAATAACCTCTATATTTTTATAATCTTTTAAAAAATCTTTAGTTTTTTCTAAACCCATAGCCATAAATGCAGTTGCATAAGCATCTACATCTGCACAATCTAAAGGTGCTATTACAGAAGCACTTAAAAGGTTACTCTCTGTTGCTAAACCAGTTTTAGGGTTTATAGTATGCACATACTTTTCTCCTGCGTCTGTAACCTTGAACTTTCTATAGTTCCCAGAAGTTGCCATAGATTTACCAGAAAGATTAATAGTTGTGTAACCTGTATTTACATCAACAGGATTTACCAATTGAATTATCCAAGATTTACCATTTTTCTTAAGACCTTTAGCCCTTATTTCTCCTCCAATTTCTACCATAAAACTGCCTAGGTTCTTAGATTCTAAAAATCTCGCAATTACGTCAATTCCAAAACCTTTGGCTATAGAATTAAAATCTAAATATACCCTTGGATGATCTTTAATTACAATCTTATTATTAATATTAACCTTTTCTAAGCCAACATATTTAAGCTCTTCAGCTATAACTTCTTTAGTTATTTCCGCTTGTTGCTTTTCTGGCCCAAAACCATAAACATTAACCAAATTACCAACTGTTGGATCAAAAAAACCATTGGTCTCTTTATAAATTCTTTTCGATTTTTCTAAAACTTCAGTAAAAATAGCATCTACTTTTACACCTTCTTCACCTCTATTAATTCTTGATATATCTGAATTTGGTATATATGTAGAAACTGAATTATTAACCACTTTAAACAAACTATCTATTTCTTTTTGATAGTTTTTTTCTCCATCTAAATAGGTTATTTTATAAGTTGTTCCAAAAACACCTCCTTTTAAAGTATAATCTTTTTTCTCTACATTTTTAGCGCATGAAAAAAGCAGAAATAAAGCTAAAAAATGACCTATTATGATTCGAAATGGCATGGTTTAAAATTTTATAACAAAAATAGGATATAAAATTTTCATAAAATGTAAGCATTCTTACTTTTTGTTTAACGATTTTGTTAAATTTGTCTGAGAATATATAATTTATAAATGATGAAAAAATTAACAGCAGTAGTAGTTTTATTTACTTTTTTAATGACTTCTTGTGTTTCGAAAAAGGAGTTTGTAGCCTTACAAACAGAGCATGCACAAGCTAAAGACGAATTATTAAAGGTAGAAACTAGTTTACAAAAATGTTTAATTGAAAAAGAAAAGCAAGACACTAAAGTTTTTGCATTGACTGAACAAGTAAAGTATCTGCAAGAAGATAAGAAAACAGCTTTAAAACAAGTAGAGAATTTAACTGTTTTAACTCAGTCTTCATCTGACAATATCAAAAATGTAATTTCACAATTGAGTGAAAAAGACAAATATATCAATGGAGTTAGAAAAGCAATGACTCAAAAAGATTCTTTAAATCTTGCTATTAAATATCACTTAACTAGAAATTTAGCAGATGGTATACAAGATAAAGACATTGAGGTTAATGTAGAAAAAACTGTAGTTTTCATTTCTATTTCAGACAAATTATTATTTAAAAGTGGTAGCTATAATGTAACTGAAAACGCATATACAGTATTAGATAAAATTGCAAAGGTTATTAAAGATCAGCCTAAAATGGAAGTTATGATTGAAGGCCATACAGATACAACTCCAATTAAGAGAGATTTAATTCAAGATAACTGGGATTTATCTGCTTTAAGAGCTACTTCTATTACAAGAATTTTACAATATAAATTTGGTGTAAAACCAGAGCGTTTAATAGCTGCTGGTAGAAGTCAGTATATTCCATTAGCACCAAATGATACTGCAGAAAACAAAGCAAAAAACAGAAGAACAAAAATTATTATTATGCCTAAATTAAATCAATTCTTTGATTTATTAGAGCAAGATTCTGAATAATTCTTTTCTTTAAAAATTATAAAAAACCAACTCAATTGAGTTGGTTTTTTTAGTTTTGAATAATTCACAGTACAAATTACTATCTAATGATACATCTAATTGTAGGAAATACTGGCTCTGGTAAAACTACCTATTCTAACAAATTAAAAGCAAAAACTAATGGAATTATATTTTCTATAGATTATTGGAACAAGACATTATTTCTAGCTGATAAAAAACCTGATGATGGATTAGATTGGTTTCTGGAACGAATTGAAAGGGCTGAAGAAATGATTCTAAGTTTGGTGCATCAACTAGAAGAAGCAAATACAGTTTCTATATTAGATTTAGGTCTTTCTAAGTTTGAACATCGAGAAAAGTTTAGAAAATTTGCTGCAAAAAATGATTATGAATTAAAGTTACACTTCTTAGACATAACTAAGGAAACAAGACTTCTAAGAGTCTTACAAAGAAATGAAGAAAAAGGAGAAACTTATCAATTTGAAGTAACTCAAGAAAACTTTGATTTTATGGAAACTTGGTTTGAAAAACCCAATTCAAATGAAATGATTGATGGAATTATCCTCAAGGAGTAAAATCGAAAAATACTACAATAACTTTAAAAAGTCTTCAAAAGCTACATAGTAAGGCTGATCTTTAAAAACAGGACTTTCTACACTCTCTGCATTTGCAATTCCAACTCCTGCAAACCAAACTTTTGCATTTTGCTTTTTTGCATGATTAAGAAATGTTTCCATCCAAATTGTATCATACTCATTTGGGTTTTGTAGGTTTTTGGTAGCTTTTACCAAAACAAAAATTGTAGGTTCTCCCTTCTTAAAAAGTACAAACTGTGGATGTCTTTTTAATTGACTATTGATAGCTTGAAACTCATAACCCATTTCTGTAAGTTTTTCACCTACAATATTCATGGCCAAATTATGCAATTCTTGTGCTGTTAAAATCTGCATTACTTCTTTTTATTTCGTCTATTGTAATTTTTATCACCTCTAGTTTTAGGCTTTTTATACTTTTTCGCTATTTCTCTTCTGTACGAACCTCCTAAATTAACCTTACTATTCTTTTCACTTTTTTCATGAAAAGCTGGGCCAGGAACATATTCTAAACCAGTTCTGTTTTTAGATTGTTCTCTATCTTCTCTTGGGCGTTCATCTTCTGTTAATTGATTCGAAATTTCAACTTCTTCTGGCAGTTCCAAAACAGGAATTTTATAATCCATTAAAGTTTCTATTTCTTCTTTTGCCTCTTGCTCTTTTGCTGTAGATAATAAAATGGTTTTACCTGCTTTTTCAGCTCTACCTGTTCTACCAATTCTGTGCATATAGTTTTCAGGAAAGTCTGGCGTATCAAAATTAATAACATGACTTACGTTATCAAAATCTAAACCACGAGCCATAACATCTGTAGCTACTAAAATTCGATTGTTACCTTCATCAAACTGACGAATTGAACGTATTCTATAATTTTGAGTTTTATTGGAATGTATTACACAAGTTTCGCTACCAAAAACTTCTTCTAAATGCTTAAACAAATAATCTGCTGTTCTTTTAAAACCAACAAATATTAATACTTTATTATAAGTTTCTTTATCACTCAAAAGGTGATTTAATAAATTAACTTTGGTAAAAAAGTTAGGCACATTGTAAGAAATCTGCTCAATATTATCTAAAGGTGTTCCACTAACTGCAATAGATATTTTCTGCGGATTTTTAAAGAAATCGTAAATTAACTCATCTACATCCTCTGTCATTGTTGCAGAAAAAAGCACGTTTTGTCTTCTTTCTGGTAGAATATCAAAAATATTCATTAATTGAAAACGAAAACCCAAATCTAACATTACATCTACCTCATCAATTACCAATTTCTGAATAGATTTTAGTTTTAAAGCATTGCTTAAACCTAAATCATACAAACGTCCAGGAGTTGCAACAATAATATCTTGACCCTGTAAAATTGCTTGTTTTTGAGTGTTGATATTTGCACCTCCATAAACACCCAAAACACGTGTATTTATGTATTTTGATAGTTTTTCAATTTCATCAACAACTTGCAAAACCAATTCACGGGTTGGAACTAAAACTAACACTCTTGGATGCTTTTGGTTAGAAAATTTCAAATCGCGCAAAATTGGCATCATATAAGCAAATGTTTTACCTGTACCTGTTTGTGCAATTCCTACAACATCTTTACCAGATCTAACCACAGAAAATGCTTGCTCTTGAATTGGTGTTGGGTTTTCGAAACCTAAATCTTCAATAGCATATTGTAGCTGGTTAGATAAGTCTAATTCTTTAAAAGTCATATTATGAAATTTCTGCAAAGATACAGTTTATAAATAGCAATTCTTTTCATTTTATACGCTTGAATATTCTTAATTTTGTTGATGAAAATTAAACGCATTTCATGATTACAGATACACACACGCATTTATATTCAGAGCAATTTAATGAAGATAGACAGGCTATGATTCAACGTGCTAAAGATGCAGGTGTTTCTCGCTTTTTTATACCTGCAATAGATTCATCTTACACAAAGAGCATGATGTCTTTAGAAAAAGAAAATCCTGATGATGTGTTTCTAATGATGGGTTTACACCCAACTTCTGTAAAAGAAAATTATTTAGAAGAATTAGCTCATGTAAAAGAATGGATTGATCAAAGAGACTTCTATGCAATTGGTGAAATTGGTATTGATTTATATTGGGATAAAAGCTTTTTACAACAGCAACAAGAAGCCTTTAGAACTCAAATAAAATGGGCTAAAGAAAAAAAGCTACCTATTGTAATTCATTGTAGAGATGCTTTTGATGAAATTTTTGAAGTTTTAGA belongs to Polaribacter dokdonensis and includes:
- a CDS encoding OmpA/MotB family protein; translated protein: MMKKLTAVVVLFTFLMTSCVSKKEFVALQTEHAQAKDELLKVETSLQKCLIEKEKQDTKVFALTEQVKYLQEDKKTALKQVENLTVLTQSSSDNIKNVISQLSEKDKYINGVRKAMTQKDSLNLAIKYHLTRNLADGIQDKDIEVNVEKTVVFISISDKLLFKSGSYNVTENAYTVLDKIAKVIKDQPKMEVMIEGHTDTTPIKRDLIQDNWDLSALRATSITRILQYKFGVKPERLIAAGRSQYIPLAPNDTAENKAKNRRTKIIIMPKLNQFFDLLEQDSE
- a CDS encoding DEAD/DEAH box helicase, with amino-acid sequence MTFKELDLSNQLQYAIEDLGFENPTPIQEQAFSVVRSGKDVVGIAQTGTGKTFAYMMPILRDLKFSNQKHPRVLVLVPTRELVLQVVDEIEKLSKYINTRVLGVYGGANINTQKQAILQGQDIIVATPGRLYDLGLSNALKLKSIQKLVIDEVDVMLDLGFRFQLMNIFDILPERRQNVLFSATMTEDVDELIYDFFKNPQKISIAVSGTPLDNIEQISYNVPNFFTKVNLLNHLLSDKETYNKVLIFVGFKRTADYLFKHLEEVFGSETCVIHSNKTQNYRIRSIRQFDEGNNRILVATDVMARGLDFDNVSHVINFDTPDFPENYMHRIGRTGRAEKAGKTILLSTAKEQEAKEEIETLMDYKIPVLELPEEVEISNQLTEDERPREDREQSKNRTGLEYVPGPAFHEKSEKNSKVNLGGSYRREIAKKYKKPKTRGDKNYNRRNKKK
- a CDS encoding class I SAM-dependent methyltransferase, with product MSIFKSILNTIPRPLLIKASYVVRPLIALYLKGNKFTDPIDGKSFRKFLPYGYGKQRENALSPSTLSLERHRLMWLFLNDETNFFTSTKKLKVLHIAPEQCFLDIFRNQKNLAYITSDLESPIADVKADICDLPFKDNEFDVVFCNHVLEHIPDDHKAMQELYRVLKTGGFGVFQIPQDLNRATTFEDDSITDKKQRAKIFGQYDHVRVYGRDYFNKLRGVGFRVDEVDYTKKIAPEKLERFCLMKGEILPVCYKD
- a CDS encoding TatD family hydrolase, encoding MITDTHTHLYSEQFNEDRQAMIQRAKDAGVSRFFIPAIDSSYTKSMMSLEKENPDDVFLMMGLHPTSVKENYLEELAHVKEWIDQRDFYAIGEIGIDLYWDKSFLQQQQEAFRTQIKWAKEKKLPIVIHCRDAFDEIFEVLESEKGEDLRGIFHCFTGTLAQAKQAISYNMKLGIGGVATFKNGKIDKFLNEIDLNHIVLETDAPYLAPKPFRGKRNESAYITNVVDKLVDIYNISYEEIAKTTTQNSKEVFGI
- a CDS encoding FAD:protein FMN transferase encodes the protein MPFRIIIGHFLALFLLFSCAKNVEKKDYTLKGGVFGTTYKITYLDGEKNYQKEIDSLFKVVNNSVSTYIPNSDISRINRGEEGVKVDAIFTEVLEKSKRIYKETNGFFDPTVGNLVNVYGFGPEKQQAEITKEVIAEELKYVGLEKVNINNKIVIKDHPRVYLDFNSIAKGFGIDVIARFLESKNLGSFMVEIGGEIRAKGLKKNGKSWIIQLVNPVDVNTGYTTINLSGKSMATSGNYRKFKVTDAGEKYVHTINPKTGLATESNLLSASVIAPLDCADVDAYATAFMAMGLEKTKDFLKDYKNIEVILLFSDKEGNLNEYSTNTHN
- a CDS encoding AAA family ATPase — its product is MIHLIVGNTGSGKTTYSNKLKAKTNGIIFSIDYWNKTLFLADKKPDDGLDWFLERIERAEEMILSLVHQLEEANTVSILDLGLSKFEHREKFRKFAAKNDYELKLHFLDITKETRLLRVLQRNEEKGETYQFEVTQENFDFMETWFEKPNSNEMIDGIILKE